TATCAGTAAAGAGTTTAGAATTAATAAGGGGGTCAATAACATGAAATTAGCGCTAGCACAATTAGATATTGCTTGGGAAGATAAATCTACGAATAAAGAAACTGCATTAGGATTCATAAAACAGGCAGCTACTGAAAAGGCGGATATGATACTTTTCCCTGAAATGGCTTTAACAGGCTTTTCAATGAATACTTCATTAATAGGAGAAACTAATAATGAAACCACAGAATTTTTTAAAGAGTTGAGTTCTAAATTTAATATTTCCATAGGCTTTGGATATGTAGAAGGCACCTCTAATAGTAAAAATAAATACTCTGTAGTTTCTCCCTCTGGAGTTGAGCTTGTAAATTATACTAAAATTCATCCTTTTTCCTTTGGAGAGGAAACTGAATTTTACCAAAGTGGAAGCAAAATAGAGTTTTTTAAAGCTTTCGATTTTACTATTGCCCCTTTCATCTGCTACGATTTACGCTTTCCAGAGATATTTCAGATAGCTTCCAAAACCGCCACTTTAATTACAGTAGCAGCTAACTGGCCAATAGAGCGCCGTGAACACTGGATTACCTTACTAAAAGCAAGAGCCATAGAAAATCAATGTTATATAGCAGGTATAAATCGAGTTGGGGAAGGAAATGGATTAAGCTACAGTGGCGAATCTATGATTATAGACCCACTAGGAAATATAATAAGTAGCTTATATATGGAAGATGGTCTAATTATAGCTGATATCTGCAAGGAAAATGTTACTCAGATTAGAGAAACCTTTAGGCTTAAAAAGGATAGAAAAGAAGAGCTGTATTTTAATTTATATAATCAGCTTTAATTTCAACCCTTGCTTCCAATTTTTTTCAGCCGGTTCGATATAGAAGGTAATAAAATTAGAACCAAGATAAGGAGCGTTATCTTATGAAAAATATAGAAATTAGTAGACCTAAATTTGAAGATATTGAATTGATAAATGAGTTTTTCCAGATTGTACTTAGAGATACCTTTGAAAGAAATGGAATCTCAGATTTAGTAGATATAATAGTAGAAGAAATTGAAGATAAAAGAAAATGTTTGAATCAGGATATAGAAAGCCATGGTAAGAATAGATATTTTCTGATAGCTAAAGAATATGATAAAATAGTCGGGTCAATTGAATATGGACCATCAAATGAATTAATCATTTCATGTACTAATGGAAAATTTAAAGAGCTAGTGGAAATAGGCACAGTATTTGTACATCCAGACTACCAAAATAAAGGCATTGGTAGTAGGATGCTAAATCTAATATTTTCACATTTAGAAAAGAATAGGATAAGTGAATTTTGTCTTGATAGTGGATACAAAAGCGCACAGAAAACATGGATCAAAAAATTCGGAAGTCCGGAGTATAATTTGAAGGATTATTGGGGAGAAGATGATAACCATATGGTGTGGAGGGTGAGTGTAGAAGATGTACTAGAGCAAACTAAATAAAAAATAAAAGGCCTGCAACTTTTATAAAAAAGTTAACAGGCTATATTTTCCATGTTTCTAGCACTGAAACTCCCACACCTAAAGGAATGGGGTTCTTGCGTACTAAATAACTTCTATATTAACTCGAAAGTTAATATCACTGATTATTTTCCCCAAGAATTTCACTATCAAGCATCACAATTGACACATTAACGATAGTATATGGCTCGTGTTTATATATGAATTTGATTAAAACTTAAAGTGTTTTATAATATTATTACAGGTAACATATTCCAGTAGTATTCATCAATTTTGATTTTTATAAATCAGTGGGATTTTTTTCAATAAATTAAGAATTTTAGATTATTTTAATAGAGAAAAGTTAATATTATAATATATTTTTAGATAATATATTTTCAGATAATTAAAAATTTATCCACAATTTGAGCAAAGTTATCCACATAAAGAGGATAACTTTGTTTAAATATACATTCAACATGGCAAATGGTTCCAATATGTCCAAT
This DNA window, taken from Clostridium estertheticum, encodes the following:
- a CDS encoding nitrilase-related carbon-nitrogen hydrolase, whose product is MKLALAQLDIAWEDKSTNKETALGFIKQAATEKADMILFPEMALTGFSMNTSLIGETNNETTEFFKELSSKFNISIGFGYVEGTSNSKNKYSVVSPSGVELVNYTKIHPFSFGEETEFYQSGSKIEFFKAFDFTIAPFICYDLRFPEIFQIASKTATLITVAANWPIERREHWITLLKARAIENQCYIAGINRVGEGNGLSYSGESMIIDPLGNIISSLYMEDGLIIADICKENVTQIRETFRLKKDRKEELYFNLYNQL
- a CDS encoding GNAT family N-acetyltransferase, which gives rise to MKNIEISRPKFEDIELINEFFQIVLRDTFERNGISDLVDIIVEEIEDKRKCLNQDIESHGKNRYFLIAKEYDKIVGSIEYGPSNELIISCTNGKFKELVEIGTVFVHPDYQNKGIGSRMLNLIFSHLEKNRISEFCLDSGYKSAQKTWIKKFGSPEYNLKDYWGEDDNHMVWRVSVEDVLEQTK